In one window of Flavobacterium ginsengisoli DNA:
- a CDS encoding tyrosine-type recombinase/integrase, protein MSLKNSITTSDYLNFDSTLNKAMKIIKTDKNYKLGFLIVFGINAGLRISDILELKHEDLENDSISLVESKTNKKRVIRLNDNIKNAYSSLKERCSETKGYVFTSNQNTVFSSQYVNRKLKEILGSKNLAISTHSLRKTFGRQVWSNNNETDKALLFLSELFNHSSPAITKRYLGIRQEELDDIYMNL, encoded by the coding sequence ATGAGCCTTAAAAATTCAATCACTACTAGCGACTATCTAAATTTTGATTCAACATTGAACAAAGCAATGAAAATCATCAAAACGGATAAGAACTATAAATTGGGATTTTTAATAGTTTTTGGAATAAATGCTGGATTGCGAATTTCAGATATATTGGAATTGAAGCATGAAGATTTAGAAAATGATTCTATTTCTTTAGTAGAATCAAAAACCAATAAAAAAAGAGTTATAAGATTAAATGATAATATTAAGAATGCTTATTCTTCATTAAAAGAAAGATGTTCAGAAACTAAAGGATATGTATTTACCTCAAACCAAAATACAGTTTTTAGCTCTCAGTATGTTAATCGTAAATTAAAAGAAATCTTAGGCTCTAAAAATCTAGCAATTTCTACTCACAGTCTTAGAAAAACTTTTGGTCGCCAAGTATGGTCAAACAACAATGAGACAGATAAAGCACTTTTATTTCTCAGCGAGCTATTTAACCATTCATCACCAGCAATTACCAAAAGATATCTAGGAATTAGACAAGAGGAATTAGATGATATTTATATGAATTTGTAA